One region of Mucilaginibacter sp. 14171R-50 genomic DNA includes:
- a CDS encoding cupin domain-containing protein, which produces MRRKKFIASLLATASIPVLGNAFERTNLARTGKAFIANAGEGRIHGHIKLKGVNQNIIDVKVSGSDTDGQLAIFEQTSLSQGKGTPLHVHHSQDEIFQVLEGEYQFKVGEDQFRLKAGDSIFLPMKVPHAWTQASARGKMTVTLQPAGKLENFFVSVAALDHEPSHAEMAKLFADNEMQVVGPPLKLE; this is translated from the coding sequence ATGAGAAGGAAAAAATTTATCGCGTCGTTATTAGCGACAGCATCTATACCGGTGCTTGGCAATGCTTTTGAGCGTACAAACCTTGCAAGAACAGGCAAAGCATTTATAGCTAACGCCGGAGAAGGCAGGATCCATGGTCATATCAAGCTAAAAGGTGTAAATCAAAACATCATTGATGTTAAGGTATCAGGCAGTGATACAGATGGGCAGCTGGCCATTTTTGAGCAAACGAGCCTTTCGCAGGGTAAAGGCACGCCGTTGCATGTCCATCATAGCCAGGACGAAATATTTCAGGTATTAGAAGGCGAGTATCAATTTAAAGTTGGTGAGGATCAGTTTCGCCTTAAAGCCGGCGACAGCATATTTTTACCGATGAAAGTTCCACATGCCTGGACCCAGGCGTCAGCAAGAGGCAAAATGACGGTTACATTGCAGCCGGCGGGGAAATTAGAAAATTTCTTTGTATCGGTAGCCGCTTTAGACCACGAACCTTCACATGCCGAAATGGCTAAATTATTTGCAGATAACGAAATGCAGGTAGTTGGCCCGCCATTAAAGCTCGAGTGA
- a CDS encoding LD-carboxypeptidase — translation MPTFGLSGTSIPYLKKGDKVAITCPAKKLPIPMTDAITLLTGWGLEVILGETVNASYHQFAGDDAFRAADLQHFIDDDSIKAIICARGGYGTIRMVDMVNFNRLQNSPKWVVGFSDITLLHAHIISNYNLPCIHGQMPLNIPDASSYSLETLRKALFGEAISYRIEPNPLNRRGECQGILIGGNLSLLLAVSGSVSDLDYNGKILFIEDVGEYLYAIDRMLRALKRAGKLKHLAGLIAGGFTDLKDNDIPFGQTLPEIVMDVVAEYDYPVCFDFPAGHISNNCSLILGKTLRLAVETDVVNIDYPNKL, via the coding sequence ATGCCGACTTTCGGACTTTCGGGCACTTCAATTCCATACCTCAAAAAAGGCGACAAAGTTGCTATAACTTGTCCCGCCAAAAAGCTTCCCATCCCCATGACGGATGCTATAACCTTACTAACCGGCTGGGGGCTTGAAGTTATATTGGGCGAAACCGTAAATGCATCGTACCACCAGTTTGCCGGCGACGACGCTTTCAGGGCGGCCGACCTGCAGCATTTTATTGACGACGACAGCATCAAAGCTATTATTTGCGCACGTGGTGGGTATGGCACCATTCGTATGGTTGATATGGTCAATTTTAACCGCTTGCAAAACAGCCCAAAATGGGTGGTTGGTTTTAGTGATATTACCCTGTTGCACGCGCATATTATATCAAACTATAACCTGCCGTGCATTCACGGGCAAATGCCGCTGAACATACCTGATGCCTCTTCTTATTCGCTGGAAACACTAAGGAAAGCTTTATTTGGCGAAGCAATAAGTTACCGTATTGAACCGAACCCTTTGAACCGGCGCGGCGAATGCCAGGGCATATTGATTGGGGGCAACCTTTCATTATTATTGGCTGTATCCGGTTCTGTAAGCGATCTGGACTATAACGGTAAGATATTGTTTATTGAGGACGTTGGCGAATACCTTTACGCCATCGACCGTATGCTGCGCGCGCTTAAACGCGCCGGAAAGCTCAAACACCTTGCTGGACTTATTGCAGGCGGCTTTACCGACTTGAAAGATAACGACATCCCCTTTGGGCAAACGCTGCCCGAGATTGTTATGGATGTTGTTGCCGAATATGATTACCCGGTTTGCTTTGATTTTCCGGCGGGCCACATTTCAAATAACTGCAGCCTGATATTGGGCAAAACACTTCGGTTAGCAGTTGAAACAGATGTTGTTAATATTGATTATCCTAATAAATTGTAA
- the metG gene encoding methionine--tRNA ligase — MSQLNKYKRYTITSALPYANGPLHIGHLAGAYLPADIFVRYLRLMKKDVVYICGSDEHGAAITIKAKKEGTTPQAIIDKYHNQIKSSFEEFGISFDIYHRTSSAIHHDLSQEFFLNLYEKGEFIEKYSEQYYDDEFDQFLADRYITGTCPVCSYDKAYGDQCENCGTSLNPTDLIDPISTLSNKKPVLKPTKHWYLPLDKYQPWLEQWIDEKEGEWKVNVFGQCRSWLKSGLQPRSMTRDLDWGIDVPLEEAKGKKLYVWMDAPIGYISATKQWAIDNGKDWQQYWKKQADTADDACLMHFIGKDNIVFHCIIFPAILKAHGDYILPQNVPANEFLNLEGDKLSTSRNHAVWLHEYLEEFPGKQDELRYVLTSILPETSDSEFTWRDYQARVNNELVAILGNYVNRVMILMHKYYDSKVESDRGAIKLTDAKVDAELGGYYDELGKNLEGYRFRAALQSVMDMARLGNRYLTEQEPWKTIKTNPEAAKNALHNSLILIGHLATCLQPFLPATATKIFGMLNKDAITFDQEMAFENGHQLNPAALLFEKVEDEVIDKQIQKLADKKAASAVAQKPVIAPAKANITFDDFVGMDIRTGTILTAEKVAKTKKLLKLTIDTGIDQRTVVSGIAEHYEPEAIIGKQVSILVNLEPREIKGIMSQGMILMAENAEGKLSFVAPADEIPNGSVIR, encoded by the coding sequence ATGTCGCAACTTAATAAATATAAAAGATACACCATAACATCAGCATTGCCTTATGCAAACGGGCCGCTGCATATTGGCCATTTGGCGGGGGCATACCTGCCGGCAGATATTTTTGTGCGTTACCTGCGGCTTATGAAAAAGGATGTAGTATACATTTGCGGGTCAGACGAGCACGGCGCGGCTATCACGATAAAAGCAAAAAAAGAGGGCACTACGCCCCAGGCTATTATTGATAAATACCACAACCAGATAAAAAGCAGCTTTGAGGAGTTCGGGATCTCGTTTGATATTTACCACCGTACATCGTCGGCCATACATCATGATCTTTCGCAGGAATTTTTTCTGAATTTGTACGAAAAAGGTGAATTTATTGAGAAATATTCTGAGCAATATTATGATGATGAATTTGACCAGTTCCTGGCCGACCGGTACATTACCGGTACCTGCCCGGTTTGCAGCTATGATAAGGCTTACGGCGATCAGTGCGAAAACTGTGGCACATCCTTAAACCCGACCGATCTGATCGACCCGATATCGACCCTTAGCAATAAAAAACCGGTTTTAAAGCCCACAAAGCATTGGTATTTGCCGTTGGATAAATATCAGCCCTGGTTAGAGCAGTGGATAGACGAGAAAGAGGGCGAATGGAAGGTAAATGTATTTGGGCAATGCCGCTCGTGGTTAAAATCGGGTCTGCAGCCCCGGTCTATGACCCGCGACCTTGATTGGGGTATCGACGTGCCGTTGGAAGAAGCCAAAGGCAAAAAGCTTTATGTGTGGATGGACGCGCCAATAGGCTATATATCGGCAACCAAACAATGGGCTATTGATAATGGGAAAGACTGGCAGCAGTATTGGAAAAAGCAGGCCGATACCGCCGATGATGCCTGCCTGATGCACTTTATTGGCAAGGATAACATCGTGTTCCATTGTATCATATTCCCGGCCATCTTAAAGGCCCACGGCGATTACATATTACCGCAGAACGTACCGGCTAACGAGTTTTTGAACCTAGAGGGCGATAAGCTGTCCACATCGCGCAACCACGCGGTTTGGCTGCACGAATACCTGGAAGAATTTCCCGGTAAGCAGGACGAGTTGCGTTATGTGCTTACATCGATACTCCCCGAAACCAGCGACAGCGAATTTACCTGGAGGGATTACCAGGCACGTGTAAACAACGAGCTGGTTGCCATTTTGGGTAACTATGTTAACCGCGTAATGATATTAATGCACAAGTATTATGATAGCAAGGTAGAAAGCGATAGGGGCGCTATAAAGCTTACCGATGCCAAAGTAGATGCCGAGTTAGGCGGATATTACGATGAGTTAGGCAAAAATCTGGAGGGGTACCGTTTCCGCGCGGCCTTGCAGAGCGTTATGGATATGGCGCGCCTTGGCAACCGTTACCTAACTGAGCAGGAGCCATGGAAAACCATTAAAACCAATCCTGAAGCGGCTAAAAATGCCCTGCATAATAGCCTTATACTGATAGGCCATTTGGCTACCTGCCTGCAGCCGTTTTTACCGGCCACAGCCACAAAAATATTTGGCATGCTGAACAAAGATGCCATAACCTTTGACCAGGAAATGGCGTTTGAGAACGGCCATCAGTTAAACCCCGCTGCACTATTGTTTGAGAAAGTGGAAGATGAGGTAATAGATAAACAGATCCAAAAACTGGCAGATAAAAAAGCGGCATCGGCAGTGGCGCAAAAGCCTGTTATTGCCCCGGCAAAAGCCAATATTACCTTTGATGATTTTGTGGGGATGGATATCCGCACAGGCACTATCTTAACTGCCGAAAAGGTGGCAAAAACCAAGAAATTGTTGAAGCTGACTATTGATACCGGGATAGATCAGCGCACCGTAGTATCGGGCATTGCCGAACATTACGAGCCGGAAGCTATTATTGGAAAGCAGGTAAGCATATTGGTAAATCTGGAACCGCGCGAAATAAAAGGCATCATGTCGCAAGGGATGATACTGATGGCCGAAAATGCTGAAGGCAAGCTAAGCTTTGTAGCCCCGGCCGATGAAATACCAAATGGCTCTGTAATAAGGTAA
- a CDS encoding DinB family protein, translated as MTNTTAITDTPVITSQQLLSNWQEHRRLSRKVLAAFPEKELFEFSIGGMRTYNLLAGEMIGLASGGINGVATGKWETTPQLDYFNRDTQLKTKAELLEAWDEVTEQIDILWPQIPAGRFSETDKAFGMYENTITDSIRYFIDNEIHHRAQGYVYLRALGIEPPAFWDRS; from the coding sequence ATGACAAACACAACAGCAATAACCGACACACCGGTTATAACCTCGCAGCAACTTTTAAGCAACTGGCAGGAGCACCGCAGGCTTAGTCGCAAGGTATTGGCGGCCTTCCCCGAAAAAGAGCTTTTTGAATTTTCTATAGGCGGCATGCGTACCTACAATTTACTGGCCGGCGAAATGATAGGCCTTGCCAGCGGCGGTATAAATGGCGTAGCTACCGGTAAATGGGAAACCACGCCCCAACTTGATTATTTTAACCGCGACACCCAATTAAAAACCAAAGCCGAACTGCTGGAGGCCTGGGACGAGGTAACCGAACAAATTGATATTTTGTGGCCGCAGATACCCGCGGGCCGCTTTAGCGAAACAGATAAAGCTTTCGGAATGTACGAGAATACGATAACCGATAGCATCCGCTATTTTATAGATAACGAGATACACCATCGCGCTCAGGGTTATGTTTACCTGCGCGCCCTGGGCATTGAACCGCCCGCGTTTTGGGACAGGTCGTAA
- a CDS encoding alpha/beta fold hydrolase — MKYIKLSIFSIILIMATTQSDAQTIASYANVNGIKMYYEIQGEGTPLVLIHGGGSTIKTNFSRIMPLLAKTHKVIAVELQAHGHTGDRDAPETFTQDADDVAELLKQLNIPKADFLGFSNGGQTCLELGLRHAGKVGKLIIASAFYTRDAAPEGFWKGFEKPDFSHMPQIYKDEYLKIGTQHGLMNMFNKDVQRMLNFKGWTDEQLKSIQAPAFVIIGDQDLPTPEHAAKMARTLHMAV, encoded by the coding sequence ATGAAATACATTAAATTATCAATTTTCAGCATTATACTTATTATGGCAACTACCCAATCTGACGCACAAACCATAGCCAGCTACGCCAATGTAAACGGCATAAAAATGTATTACGAAATACAAGGCGAGGGCACTCCGTTAGTGTTGATACACGGCGGCGGCTCTACCATTAAAACCAACTTTAGCCGTATAATGCCCCTACTGGCAAAAACGCATAAAGTAATAGCGGTTGAGCTACAGGCCCACGGCCATACCGGCGACCGTGATGCACCCGAAACCTTTACGCAGGATGCCGACGACGTAGCCGAACTATTAAAACAGCTTAACATCCCCAAAGCCGACTTTTTAGGCTTCAGCAACGGCGGGCAAACGTGTTTAGAACTGGGGCTGCGCCATGCCGGTAAGGTTGGCAAACTTATTATAGCATCTGCATTTTATACACGCGATGCCGCGCCTGAAGGCTTTTGGAAAGGTTTTGAAAAGCCCGACTTTAGCCATATGCCGCAGATATATAAGGATGAATACCTGAAGATAGGCACACAGCATGGGCTGATGAATATGTTTAATAAAGATGTGCAGCGAATGCTAAACTTTAAAGGCTGGACAGATGAGCAATTAAAAAGCATCCAAGCCCCGGCATTTGTAATAATTGGCGACCAGGACCTGCCCACGCCCGAACACGCCGCCAAAATGGCGCGCACCCTGCACATGGCCGTTTAG
- the rlmF gene encoding 23S rRNA (adenine(1618)-N(6))-methyltransferase RlmF produces the protein MADQANSQQEEKTNLHPRNAHRNRYDFKALIKTLPDLKPFVSQNEFADLTIDFTDPDAVKALNKALLKQYHGVDAWDIPEGFLCPPIPGRADYIHYIADVLAEGNNGVVPTGKTVKVLDIGVGANCIYPLLGHKIYGWDFVGSEADYIAAAAAKKIVEDNGLAGAIDIRKQTSYSNIFQGVIKPGEKFDMTMCNPPFHSSSKEVKEKSSRKWKNLGQDKGAALNFGGRNNELWYEGGEPRFLNKMISESVQYGRQCKWFSSLISKKATLDGCYKSLDYYKAADVKTISMSQGQKTSRILVWRF, from the coding sequence ATGGCAGACCAAGCAAATTCTCAGCAGGAAGAAAAAACCAACCTGCACCCGCGCAACGCTCACCGTAACCGGTATGATTTTAAGGCGCTTATAAAAACGCTGCCTGACCTAAAGCCCTTTGTGTCGCAGAACGAATTTGCCGACCTGACTATCGATTTTACCGATCCAGACGCTGTTAAGGCCCTAAATAAGGCTTTACTTAAGCAATACCATGGCGTAGATGCCTGGGATATTCCGGAAGGCTTCCTTTGTCCGCCAATTCCGGGGAGGGCCGATTACATACACTATATAGCCGATGTATTGGCCGAAGGTAACAATGGGGTAGTACCAACCGGCAAAACCGTTAAAGTGCTTGACATCGGCGTTGGCGCCAATTGCATCTATCCACTTTTGGGGCACAAGATATATGGTTGGGATTTTGTTGGCAGCGAAGCCGATTATATTGCCGCTGCAGCTGCAAAAAAGATAGTAGAAGACAATGGACTGGCAGGTGCAATAGATATCCGCAAACAAACATCATATTCAAATATTTTTCAGGGTGTGATAAAACCCGGCGAAAAGTTTGACATGACGATGTGCAATCCGCCGTTCCATTCTTCGTCAAAAGAGGTTAAAGAAAAATCGAGCCGTAAATGGAAGAATCTGGGCCAGGATAAAGGCGCCGCGCTCAACTTTGGCGGCCGTAATAACGAGCTTTGGTATGAAGGCGGCGAACCCCGTTTCCTGAATAAGATGATAAGCGAGAGTGTGCAGTATGGCCGGCAGTGCAAATGGTTTTCTTCGCTTATCTCCAAAAAAGCCACACTTGATGGCTGTTACAAATCGCTTGATTATTACAAGGCTGCGGATGTAAAAACCATCAGCATGTCGCAGGGGCAAAAAACCAGCAGGATACTGGTTTGGCGGTTTTAG
- a CDS encoding GyrI-like domain-containing protein — translation MMQPQIRIIPEKKMVGNHVLMTLAQNKTGELFRGFMPRRNEIQNKVSNDIICMQAYDPNLNFNDVSIDTPHQKWAAVEVTDYSDIPKGMETFTIPGGMYAVFLYKGNPAAYGPTFNYIFNTWLPASAYEVDNRPHFEILGEKYKNNDSESEEDIWVPVRFK, via the coding sequence ATGATGCAGCCGCAGATTAGAATCATACCCGAAAAAAAAATGGTGGGCAACCATGTGTTGATGACCCTTGCCCAAAACAAAACCGGTGAACTGTTCAGGGGGTTTATGCCCCGCCGCAACGAGATACAAAACAAGGTTAGCAACGATATTATATGCATGCAGGCGTATGATCCTAACTTAAATTTTAACGACGTTTCGATAGATACCCCTCACCAAAAATGGGCCGCTGTTGAGGTTACCGATTATAGTGATATACCCAAGGGCATGGAAACCTTCACGATCCCCGGCGGCATGTATGCGGTTTTTTTGTATAAGGGTAATCCCGCTGCGTATGGGCCAACATTTAATTACATATTTAACACCTGGCTACCGGCATCAGCCTACGAGGTTGACAACCGCCCGCATTTTGAAATATTAGGCGAAAAATATAAGAACAACGACTCTGAATCGGAAGAAGATATCTGGGTGCCTGTAAGGTTTAAATAA
- a CDS encoding helix-turn-helix domain-containing protein: MSKRDARSHSECLNTLTAIGDALYVIGGKWKLRVIVTLFNGRKRFNEIQRTIEGISAKVLSSELKELELNGFVTRTVHAQTPVVVEYELTDYADTLNEVLASLSKWGAQHRDKLRQESKRSQAAAIDYR, encoded by the coding sequence ATGAGTAAACGAGATGCACGTTCGCATAGCGAATGTTTGAATACTTTAACCGCCATAGGCGATGCACTGTATGTAATTGGTGGTAAGTGGAAACTGCGCGTTATAGTAACTTTATTTAATGGCCGCAAACGCTTTAACGAAATACAGCGCACAATTGAAGGAATATCAGCAAAGGTGCTATCAAGCGAATTAAAAGAACTTGAGTTAAACGGTTTTGTAACGCGTACAGTGCACGCGCAAACCCCGGTGGTGGTAGAGTACGAACTGACCGATTACGCCGATACGCTAAATGAAGTTTTAGCTTCATTATCTAAATGGGGCGCCCAGCACCGCGATAAGTTAAGGCAAGAAAGTAAGCGTTCGCAGGCTGCTGCTATTGATTACAGGTAG
- a CDS encoding FMN-dependent NADH-azoreductase, translated as MKKILHIISSPRGEASMSIKLGNAITEKIKAEYPGSTVKVHNLATHRFPHLEEVHIASFFTPEEHRTHRDLEAIRHSEEAINEIKDADIIVIGVPIYNFNISSTLKAWLDHIVRRGVTFKYDENGPQGLLDSKKVYLALSSGGIFSEGPMTGLDFSVPYLRHMLAFIGLTDVTVYRVEGLSIPGIQDTALEKGINSVVIA; from the coding sequence ATGAAAAAGATACTTCATATCATTTCGAGCCCGCGCGGCGAAGCATCCATGAGTATTAAACTTGGGAACGCGATCACCGAGAAAATCAAAGCCGAATATCCCGGCAGCACGGTAAAAGTACATAACCTGGCCACGCACCGGTTCCCTCACTTGGAAGAAGTGCACATCGCCTCGTTTTTTACGCCCGAAGAGCATCGCACCCACCGCGACCTCGAAGCGATAAGACACTCGGAAGAGGCTATTAATGAAATAAAGGATGCAGACATAATTGTAATTGGCGTTCCCATTTACAATTTTAATATCTCCTCTACGCTTAAGGCGTGGTTAGACCATATTGTGAGACGCGGCGTAACTTTTAAATATGACGAGAATGGCCCACAGGGATTACTTGATAGCAAAAAGGTTTACCTCGCCTTATCATCGGGCGGTATCTTCTCTGAAGGCCCTATGACTGGCCTTGATTTTTCTGTGCCGTATCTTAGACACATGCTGGCATTCATTGGCCTTACAGATGTTACTGTTTACCGGGTTGAAGGCTTATCGATACCGGGCATACAGGATACTGCCTTAGAAAAAGGGATTAACAGTGTGGTTATAGCGTAG